The Sphaeramia orbicularis chromosome 18, fSphaOr1.1, whole genome shotgun sequence genome contains a region encoding:
- the gba3 gene encoding cytosolic beta-glucosidase isoform X2 — MFPCDFAWGAGTAAYQIEGGWQADGKGPSIWDTFCHEKGRVFGEQNGDVACNSYELWEKDLKCILQLGLTHYRLSLSWARLLPDGTTRHVNHKGVDYYNKVIDDLLACNVTPMVTIYHFDLPQALQDQGGWKSQSIATLFDSYAQFCFQTFGDRVKLWITINEPYVCAKLGHEDGIHAPGLKEPGITAYLVGHNMLRAHAMAWHSYDSSYRAKQKGLVSLAINSDWLEPLQPDCTDDIVATERDFAFTLGWFAWPVFLTGDYPEIMRSAIDANSRRVGYTGASRLPSFSKDEPVILGTADFFALNYYTSRKVKAGAGFGQTLCMKSDRDIEEVLDPSWPICGVPWLAVVPHGLRRLLKYIKNQTELTNKKTNHLQPNEENTLTFV; from the exons ATGTTCCCGTGTGACTTTGCGTGGGGAGCGGGAACTGCAGCGTATCAAATAGAAG GTGGCTGGCAGGCGGATGGCAAGGGACCAAGTATCTGGGACACATTTTGTCATGAGAAAGGCAGAGTGTTTGGGGAGCAGAATGGAGATGTGGCCTGTAACAGCTATGAGCTGTGGGAAAAAGACCTGAAGTGTATCCTGCAGCTTGGACTGACGCATTATCGCCTGTCTCTCTCTTGGGCCCGTCTCCTGCCTGATGGGACCACACGGCATGTCAATCACAAAG GTGTGGACTACTACAACAAAGTAATTGACGATTTGCTGGCCTGTAACGTAACACCAATGGTCACCATTTACCACTTTGACCTGCCTCAAGCTCTCCAAGATCAGGGTGGTTGGAAATCACAGAGTATAGCGACCCTCTTTGACAGCTACGCTCAGTTTTGCTTCCAGACATTTGGCGATCGTGTCAAACTTTGGATCACTATCAATGAGCCATATGTGTGTGCCAAACTGGGCCATGAAGACGGTATCCATGCCCCTGGGTTAAAAGAACCAGGGATCACTGCCTACCTGGTGGGCCACAACATGTTGCGTGCCCATGCCATGGCTTGGCATAGCTACGACTCCTCCTACAGGGCAAAGCAGAAGGGTTTGGTATCTTTGGCCATCAACAGCGACTGGTTGGAGCCGTTACAACCAGACTGCACAGATGACATCGTTGCAACTGAACGCGACTTTGCTTTTACACTCGGTTGGTTTGCCTGGCCTGTATTTCTAACAGGAGACTATCCAGAAATAATGAGATCTGCCATTGATGCCAACAGTAGAAGAGTGGGGTACACTGGTGCTTCAAGACTGCCCAGTTTCTCAAAGGATGAGCCTGTTATTTTGGGCACAGCTGACTTCTTTGCGCTCAACTATTACACATCACGTAAAGTCAAAGCAGGAGCTGGATTTGGACAGACACTGTGTATGAAGAGCGACCGGGATATAGAAGAAGTTCTGGATCCTTCCTGGCCTATTTGTGGGGTGCCTTGGCTGGCTGTAGTGCCCCATGGCTTAAGGAGACTTCTCAAGTACATTAAG